Proteins encoded in a region of the Streptomyces sp. NBC_01304 genome:
- a CDS encoding helix-turn-helix domain-containing protein translates to MPESQNNGVRDEVHLAEEVGELVHARRTELRMTQVQLAERARMTQPQLSRLEVGGVVPTLPVLVRLARALDSDLIITLAPRAGRDAGAEGAAR, encoded by the coding sequence ATGCCAGAGAGTCAAAACAACGGAGTTCGCGACGAAGTCCATCTCGCCGAGGAGGTGGGCGAGCTGGTGCATGCCCGCCGCACCGAGTTGCGCATGACGCAGGTCCAACTGGCTGAGCGGGCGAGGATGACGCAGCCGCAACTCTCTCGTCTCGAAGTAGGCGGTGTCGTTCCCACGCTGCCCGTTCTCGTACGGCTCGCCCGGGCCTTGGACTCGGACCTGATCATTACGCTGGCCCCTCGCGCTGGCCGCGATGCTGGAGCGGAGGGCGC
- a CDS encoding helix-turn-helix domain-containing protein, with the protein MPDETVQMTVDGELLRSRRERRQLTRSALGGLVGRSEDWVKKVERSERQIRNLAMIVKLGRVLGCQDISDLTGDHDVSVPINDGGKVSHPGVPALRAAIHAPLFAAAGTPEDVGHLAGRVRQAWDIWHQVRGQRTAVAAVLPGLISAGHATVRAAHGSEKRRASVVLSETYALAQQYAAHTVESELYWVIVDRARMAAEQADDPIALASAAWIVGNGLRVAGHTEEALVMVADAADTLRPQLEGGSDRLRGMFGSLCLHAAVTAAQDARDGDAWRWHGEADRTAKNLGPSYAHPWTMFGAGNVAVHAVTIGADLRTPGIALQQLADTDPASIPSVERRSRLYLDAAKNEHVRREPAAALQYLRLAYETSPEAVRYVPSGRALAADLQRTATGALSYTARQLAEDVGVAA; encoded by the coding sequence ATGCCTGACGAGACAGTGCAGATGACCGTGGACGGCGAACTCCTGCGCAGCCGCAGGGAACGCCGCCAGCTGACCCGTTCCGCCCTGGGCGGCCTCGTCGGCCGCAGTGAGGACTGGGTCAAGAAGGTCGAGCGGAGCGAGCGTCAGATCCGCAACCTCGCGATGATCGTGAAGCTCGGCCGTGTGCTCGGCTGCCAGGACATCAGCGACCTGACCGGCGACCACGACGTATCGGTGCCCATCAACGACGGCGGCAAGGTCTCGCACCCCGGCGTGCCCGCGCTGCGCGCCGCGATCCACGCGCCACTGTTCGCGGCCGCCGGCACCCCGGAGGACGTCGGACACCTGGCCGGACGGGTCCGGCAGGCATGGGACATCTGGCATCAAGTCCGCGGCCAGCGCACAGCGGTCGCCGCGGTGCTGCCGGGGCTGATCTCGGCGGGACACGCCACGGTCCGCGCGGCACATGGGAGCGAGAAGCGCCGGGCCTCGGTGGTGCTGAGCGAGACGTACGCGCTCGCGCAGCAGTACGCCGCGCACACCGTCGAGTCGGAGCTGTACTGGGTGATCGTCGACCGTGCCCGGATGGCGGCCGAGCAGGCCGATGACCCGATCGCGCTCGCCTCGGCAGCCTGGATCGTCGGCAACGGGCTGCGGGTGGCCGGCCACACGGAGGAGGCCCTCGTCATGGTCGCGGACGCGGCCGACACCCTGCGGCCCCAACTCGAGGGCGGCTCGGACCGGCTGCGCGGCATGTTCGGCTCGCTGTGCCTGCATGCGGCGGTCACCGCGGCGCAGGATGCCCGGGACGGCGACGCTTGGCGCTGGCACGGGGAGGCCGACCGGACGGCGAAGAACCTCGGGCCCTCCTACGCGCACCCCTGGACGATGTTCGGCGCAGGCAACGTCGCCGTGCACGCGGTGACGATCGGGGCCGACCTGCGGACCCCGGGCATCGCGCTGCAGCAACTCGCGGACACGGACCCTGCCTCGATCCCCTCCGTCGAGCGGCGCTCGCGGCTCTACCTCGACGCGGCGAAGAACGAGCACGTCCGCCGGGAGCCCGCGGCCGCCCTGCAGTACCTGCGCCTCGCGTACGAGACCTCGCCCGAGGCGGTGCGGTACGTACCGTCAGGCCGTGCCCTCGCGGCGGACCTGCAGCGCACGGCGACCGGTGCGCTCTCCTACACCGCCCGCCAGCTCGCCGAAGACGTCGGCGTAGCGGCCTGA